In the genome of Hydrogenophaga sp. PBL-H3, the window GACTCTGCGGTCCGGTGGGGGGGTTTCCGGAGCACGGAACCCGTGCGTCCGGCATGAACGTCAGGTCAGGCGGCCAGGCGTTGTTCACGCACGCCGAGCAGATCGCACACGGCCTGGGTGACTTGTGCGGTGGTGGCCTTGCCGCCGAGGTCGCCGGTGTGCAGCGCGGGGTTGGCCGTGACCTGTTCGATGGCGCTCATGAGGCGCTTGGCCGCATCCATCTCACCCAGGTGTTCCAGCAGCATCACGCAACTCCAGAAGGTACCGATCGGGTTGGCCAGGCCCTTGCCCATGATGTCGAAGGCCGAGCCGTGGATGGGCTCGAACATGCTGGGGTAGCGGCGCTCGGGGTCGATGTTGCCGGTGGGCGCAATGCCCAGGCTGCCGGCCAGCGCGGCGGCCAGATCGCTCAGGATGTCGGCGTGCAGGTTGGTGGCCACGATGGTGTCCAGCGTGGCCGGGCGGTTCACCATGCGGGCGGTGGCGGCGTCCACGATTTCCTTGTCCCACTTCACATCCGGGAACTCGCGGGAAATCTCCAGCGCGATCTCGTCCCACATCACCATGGCGTGGCGCTGGGCGTTGCTCTTGGTGATCACGGTGAGCTGCTTGCGGGGCCGCGATTGCGCCAGCTTGAAGGCAAAGCGCATGACACGCTCCACCCCCACGCGGGTCATCATGGTCACGTCGGTGGCGGCTTCGATGGGGTGGCCCTGGTGCACGCGGCCGCCCACGCCCGAGTATTCGCCCTCGGAATTCTCGCGCACGATCACCCAGTTCAGGTCCTCGGGCTTGCAGCGCTTGAGCGGTGCGTCGATGCCGGGCAGGATGCGCGTGGGGCGCACGTTGGCGTACTGGTCGAAGCCCTGGCAGATCTTCAGGCGCAGGCCCCACAGCGTGATGTGGTCGGGAATGTCCGGGTCGCCCGCCGAGCCGAACAGGATCGCGTCCTTGTGGCGCAGCGCGTCCAGGCCATTGGCCGGCATCATCACGCCGTGTTCGCGGTAGTGGTCACCGCCCCAGTCGAAATCTTCGAACTGGAAGCGAAAGGCATGGCTGGTGGCGGCCAGCGCCTCCAGCACCTGCTGGCCGGCGGGCACCACTTCCTTGCCGATACCGTCTCCAGGAATCGTTGCAATGGCGTAGGTCTTCATGGGTTGTCTCCGTGGATGTGGGGGTTCGGTGGCGTGACTGTAGGTGTTGCAGGGCGTGTTGATTCATGGCTATAGTGAATCCATTGTTTACCTGAATTCAACAATCAACCGTCCTTGAAGCACCCATGAGCAATGCCATCCAGCCCGCCGACCTGGGCTTTTTCTCCGTGCTGGCCGGTGCCGGCAGCCTGAGTGCGGCGGCCCGCGAACTGGGCATCACCACGCCAGCGGTGAGCAAGCATCTGGCGCAGATGGAAGCCCGCGTGGGCGTGTCGCTGGTCAACCGCACCACCCGGCGCATGAGCATGACGCCCGAAGGTGAGCTGTACCTGGAGCACGCGCGCCGCATCCTTGGTGAGATTGACGGCATGCAGGAGCTGCTGGGCGTGTCCAAGGGCACACCCAAAGGCCTGCTGCGGGTGAACGCCACGCTGGGCTTCGGGCGCAGCCACGTGGCGCCGCTGATCTCGCGCTTCGTGCGCAAGCACCCGCAGGTGGAGGTGCAGCTGCAGCTCTCGGTCAACCCGCCCGCGCTGACCGACGACTCCTTCGACGTCTGCATCCGCTTCGGCGCGCCGCCCGACGCACGCGTGATCGCCCGCCACATCGCGCCCAACCGGCGGCTGCTCTGCGCCTCACCCGCCTACCTGGCCAGACACGGCACCCCCAAGGTGCCCAACGACCTGATCAAGCACAACTGCATCGGCATCCGCCAGGGCGAAGAGGCCTACGGCCTGTGGCGCCTGAGCACGGGACGCGGCAAGAACGTCACCACCGAAGCCATCAAGACCCGCGGCAACCTGACCACCAACGACGGCGAGATCGCCGTCAACTGGGCGCTCGACGGACACGGCATCCTGATGCGCGCCGAGTGGGACATCGAGCGCTTTCTTGCCAACGGTCGGCTGGTGCAGGTGCTGCC includes:
- a CDS encoding tartrate dehydrogenase, with amino-acid sequence MKTYAIATIPGDGIGKEVVPAGQQVLEALAATSHAFRFQFEDFDWGGDHYREHGVMMPANGLDALRHKDAILFGSAGDPDIPDHITLWGLRLKICQGFDQYANVRPTRILPGIDAPLKRCKPEDLNWVIVRENSEGEYSGVGGRVHQGHPIEAATDVTMMTRVGVERVMRFAFKLAQSRPRKQLTVITKSNAQRHAMVMWDEIALEISREFPDVKWDKEIVDAATARMVNRPATLDTIVATNLHADILSDLAAALAGSLGIAPTGNIDPERRYPSMFEPIHGSAFDIMGKGLANPIGTFWSCVMLLEHLGEMDAAKRLMSAIEQVTANPALHTGDLGGKATTAQVTQAVCDLLGVREQRLAA
- a CDS encoding LysR substrate-binding domain-containing protein, which codes for MSNAIQPADLGFFSVLAGAGSLSAAARELGITTPAVSKHLAQMEARVGVSLVNRTTRRMSMTPEGELYLEHARRILGEIDGMQELLGVSKGTPKGLLRVNATLGFGRSHVAPLISRFVRKHPQVEVQLQLSVNPPALTDDSFDVCIRFGAPPDARVIARHIAPNRRLLCASPAYLARHGTPKVPNDLIKHNCIGIRQGEEAYGLWRLSTGRGKNVTTEAIKTRGNLTTNDGEIAVNWALDGHGILMRAEWDIERFLANGRLVQVLPQHATPDADIYAVYPQRHQLAVRVRAFVDLVALSFKKQAGAA